Proteins from a single region of Chryseobacterium sp. T16E-39:
- a CDS encoding anthranilate synthase component II encodes MNKNKEEQSTSKVLVFDNYDSFTYNLVQIIERILNQKVDVYRNDEISLEEVNKYDKIILSPGPGIPEESGILLDLIKKYAPTKSILGVCLGQQAIAEAFGGRLINLSEIFHGVATTTELVKGKTKLFQNLSSGLEVGRYHSWAVDPDQFPEELEVTAVDKDGMIMALQHKTYDVHGVQFHPESILTPDGEIIIKNFLLH; translated from the coding sequence ATGAATAAAAATAAAGAAGAACAGTCCACATCTAAAGTTTTAGTTTTTGATAATTACGATAGCTTTACTTATAATCTTGTACAGATAATTGAAAGAATACTGAATCAAAAAGTAGATGTCTACCGCAATGATGAAATCAGTCTGGAAGAAGTTAACAAATATGATAAAATCATTTTGTCTCCCGGTCCCGGAATTCCTGAAGAGTCTGGCATCTTACTGGATCTGATTAAAAAATATGCGCCTACCAAAAGTATTCTTGGAGTTTGTCTGGGACAGCAGGCTATTGCAGAAGCTTTTGGCGGAAGATTAATCAATCTGTCAGAAATTTTTCATGGGGTGGCAACCACTACTGAACTGGTAAAAGGAAAAACAAAACTTTTTCAAAATCTATCGTCAGGTCTTGAGGTAGGAAGATACCACAGTTGGGCTGTAGATCCGGATCAATTTCCAGAAGAGCTGGAAGTGACTGCGGTCGATAAAGATGGAATGATTATGGCGCTGCAACATAAAACTTATGATGTGCATGGTGTTCAATTTCATCCTGAAAGTATTTTAACTCCTGATGGAGAAATAATCATTAAAAACTTCCTTTTACATTGA
- a CDS encoding cytochrome ubiquinol oxidase subunit I, which translates to MDDFIAARAQMAMSLGFHIIFSCVGMVMPFLMAFAHWKYLKTKNEVYKGLTKAWSKGVAILFATGAVSGTMLSFELGLLWPQFMKHAGPIFGMPFSLEGTAFFIEAIAIGFFLYGWDKFNKWFHWFCGFLVGLSGLASGILVVAANAWMNSPAGFDYINGQYVNIDPIKAMFNEAWFPQALHMTVAAFCATGFAVAGVHAFLIMRKRNVEFHTKAFKIAAGFALIGAFGAPLSGDVAAKSVAKRQPIKLAAMEAHFETEKGAAFVIGGIPDEKKGEIKYALKIPKVLSFLVSNDFNAEVKGLKDFPRDEWPPVAVVHYSFQIMIFFGVVMICIGILYVYSFFFRKEWLTKNWLLKTFLIATPFGYIALEAGWTVTEVGRQPWIIYGIMRTVDAVTPMPGIQYSFYFFTAIFVSLSLILVFLLKRQIQMVPKLYDPTDAQFNSKNTKS; encoded by the coding sequence ATGGACGATTTCATTGCAGCTCGTGCCCAGATGGCCATGTCACTTGGCTTTCACATTATTTTCTCGTGTGTAGGGATGGTGATGCCTTTTTTAATGGCTTTTGCCCACTGGAAATATCTTAAAACCAAAAATGAAGTCTATAAAGGGCTTACGAAGGCATGGAGCAAAGGGGTCGCCATTTTATTTGCAACGGGTGCGGTTTCGGGGACAATGCTCTCTTTTGAATTAGGCCTTCTGTGGCCACAGTTTATGAAACACGCCGGCCCTATCTTCGGAATGCCTTTCTCACTTGAAGGAACTGCATTCTTCATAGAGGCTATAGCCATTGGTTTTTTCCTTTATGGATGGGATAAGTTCAACAAATGGTTCCATTGGTTTTGTGGCTTTTTAGTAGGACTTAGCGGACTGGCTTCCGGTATTTTAGTGGTTGCCGCCAATGCATGGATGAACTCTCCGGCAGGCTTTGATTACATCAACGGACAATATGTAAATATAGACCCCATTAAAGCAATGTTCAATGAGGCCTGGTTTCCACAGGCACTGCATATGACCGTAGCTGCTTTTTGCGCAACCGGATTCGCTGTAGCCGGGGTTCATGCTTTTTTAATTATGAGAAAGCGAAATGTAGAATTCCATACTAAAGCTTTTAAAATTGCAGCGGGCTTTGCATTAATCGGAGCTTTCGGAGCTCCTTTAAGTGGAGATGTTGCAGCAAAATCTGTTGCAAAAAGACAGCCTATCAAATTAGCCGCTATGGAGGCTCATTTTGAAACAGAAAAAGGGGCTGCTTTTGTCATTGGAGGAATTCCTGATGAAAAGAAAGGCGAAATAAAATATGCATTAAAAATCCCCAAAGTATTAAGCTTTTTGGTGAGTAATGACTTCAATGCAGAAGTAAAAGGACTGAAAGATTTTCCAAGAGATGAATGGCCACCCGTTGCCGTCGTGCACTATTCATTCCAGATTATGATCTTCTTCGGTGTAGTGATGATTTGTATTGGTATTTTATATGTATACTCCTTTTTCTTCAGGAAAGAATGGCTTACCAAAAATTGGCTATTAAAAACTTTCCTTATTGCTACCCCTTTTGGGTATATTGCATTGGAAGCCGGCTGGACAGTAACTGAAGTTGGCAGACAACCCTGGATCATTTATGGAATCATGCGAACTGTTGATGCCGTTACTCCAATGCCGGGAATTCAATATTCATTTTATTTCTTCACTGCAATTTTTGTTTCCTTATCATTAATTTTAGTTTTTCTTTTAAAAAGACAAATACAAATGGTTCCGAAACTTTATGACCCTACTGACGCTCAGTTTAATTCTAAAAATACAAAATCATGA
- the gyrB gene encoding DNA topoisomerase (ATP-hydrolyzing) subunit B produces the protein MSQKQYTASSIQALEGMEHVRMRPSMYIGDVGVRGLHHLVYEVVDNSIDEALAGYCDTIFVSIKEGNGIEVMDNGRGIPVDFHEKEQKSALEVVMTKIGAGGKFDKDSYKVSGGLHGVGVSCVNALSNQMITTVYRDGNVYQQIYSKGKAQTEVEEIGNSDKRGTKQFFQPDDTIFSELVYNYDTLASRLRELSYLNRGITITLTDEREALEDGSFKTEIFHSEGGLKEFVAYIDGNRESIMENVIFMEGERDEIPVEVAMRYNTSFNENLHSYVNNINTHEGGTHLAGFRRALTRTLKKYADDLGIPQKEKVEITGDDFREGLTAIISVKVMEPQFEGQTKTKLGNSEVSGAVDKIVGEMLTNFLEENPNEAKIIVQKVVLAAKARQAAKKAREMVQRKSPMGGSGLPGKLSDCSSKDPEESELFLVEGDSAGGTAKQGRDRHFQAILPLRGKILNVEKSMLHKVYDNEEIKNIYTALGVSVGTEEDSKALNMAKLRYHKVVIMTDADIDGSHISTLILTFFFRFMKELIENGYVYIAQPPLYLLKKGNKKVYAYNEKEREEFTLDMSPDGKGVEVQRYKGLGEMNPEQLWETTLNPEHRILKQVTIDNAVEADSVFSMLMGDEVPPRREFIEKNAKYAKIDA, from the coding sequence ATGAGTCAGAAACAATATACAGCTAGTAGTATTCAGGCATTGGAAGGAATGGAGCACGTTCGTATGCGTCCTTCAATGTACATTGGTGATGTAGGAGTAAGAGGTCTTCATCATTTGGTTTATGAAGTAGTAGATAACTCTATTGACGAGGCGTTAGCAGGATACTGTGACACCATTTTTGTCAGCATTAAGGAAGGGAACGGAATCGAGGTTATGGATAACGGTAGAGGTATTCCGGTTGATTTCCACGAGAAAGAACAAAAATCTGCTCTTGAAGTTGTAATGACGAAAATTGGAGCGGGAGGTAAGTTTGATAAGGATTCTTACAAGGTTTCTGGAGGTCTTCATGGTGTAGGGGTGTCATGTGTGAATGCACTTTCTAACCAAATGATCACTACTGTTTACAGAGACGGAAACGTTTATCAGCAGATATATTCCAAAGGAAAAGCGCAAACTGAAGTTGAAGAGATAGGGAACAGTGACAAAAGAGGAACAAAGCAGTTTTTCCAGCCTGATGACACTATTTTTTCAGAGTTAGTATATAACTATGATACCTTGGCAAGCCGTCTGAGAGAGCTTTCTTATTTGAACAGGGGAATTACAATTACCCTTACTGACGAAAGAGAAGCATTAGAAGATGGATCTTTCAAAACTGAAATTTTTCATTCTGAAGGAGGGTTAAAAGAGTTCGTTGCCTATATTGACGGAAACCGTGAATCTATCATGGAGAACGTTATTTTTATGGAAGGTGAAAGAGACGAGATTCCAGTTGAAGTAGCAATGCGTTATAATACATCTTTCAACGAAAATCTTCACTCTTATGTAAATAATATCAATACCCATGAGGGAGGTACTCACCTGGCAGGTTTTAGACGTGCTTTGACGAGAACATTAAAGAAATATGCTGATGATCTGGGTATTCCTCAAAAAGAGAAAGTTGAAATCACTGGAGACGATTTCCGTGAAGGTTTAACGGCTATTATTTCAGTAAAAGTAATGGAGCCTCAGTTTGAGGGACAAACAAAAACTAAATTAGGGAACTCTGAGGTTTCTGGTGCTGTTGATAAAATAGTAGGAGAAATGCTTACTAACTTTTTAGAAGAGAATCCTAATGAAGCAAAAATTATCGTTCAGAAAGTTGTTTTAGCAGCAAAAGCAAGACAGGCAGCCAAAAAAGCCCGTGAAATGGTTCAGAGAAAATCACCAATGGGTGGATCTGGACTTCCAGGGAAACTGTCTGACTGTTCATCAAAAGACCCTGAAGAATCTGAACTTTTCTTAGTAGAGGGAGATTCCGCAGGGGGAACTGCAAAGCAAGGAAGAGACAGACATTTTCAGGCTATTTTACCATTAAGAGGTAAGATTCTGAATGTTGAAAAATCGATGCTTCATAAGGTATATGATAATGAGGAGATCAAAAATATTTATACGGCTCTTGGGGTTTCTGTAGGAACAGAAGAAGACAGTAAAGCGTTAAATATGGCTAAATTAAGATATCATAAAGTGGTGATCATGACCGATGCTGATATTGATGGTTCTCACATTTCTACTTTGATTCTTACATTCTTTTTCCGTTTTATGAAAGAGCTTATAGAGAATGGCTATGTATACATTGCTCAACCACCTTTATATTTATTAAAGAAAGGGAACAAAAAGGTATATGCGTATAATGAAAAAGAACGTGAAGAGTTTACTTTAGATATGTCTCCGGATGGAAAAGGTGTTGAAGTACAGCGTTATAAAGGTCTTGGAGAAATGAATCCTGAACAGCTTTGGGAAACAACATTAAATCCTGAACACAGAATTTTGAAGCAGGTAACTATTGATAATGCGGTAGAAGCAGACAGTGTATTCTCTATGTTGATGGGAGATGAAGTTCCACCAAGAAGAGAATTTATCGAGAAAAATGCAAAATATGCGAAGATTGATGCATAA
- the lysS gene encoding lysine--tRNA ligase has translation MQLSEQEIIRREKLNKLVEMGINAFPADEYKITDTTESIKQDFSESKQVKIAGRLMSRRIQGKASFAELQDSTGKIQVYFNRDEICTGEDKTLYNEVYKHLLDIGDIIGIEGELFTTQVGEKTVLVKNFTLLTKSLRPLPQAKTDENGVIHDAFNDPELRYRQRYVDLTVNPHIKEIFVKRTKLFNAMRTFFNDAGYFEVETPILQSIPGGAAAKPFITHHNALDIPLYLRIANELYLKRLIVGGFDGVYEFSKNFRNEGMDRTHNPEFTAMEIYVAYKDYNWMMDFTEKLLEFCASQVNGGAVSTFGEHTINWKAPYPRVSMTEAILKYTGFDITGKTEQELFVFAKSIGIDVNETMGKGKLIDEIFGEKCEGNFIQPTFITDYPIEMSPLTKKHRSKEGLTERFELMVCGKEIANAYSELNDPIDQRERFEAQMTLSERGDDEAMFIDQDFLRALEYGMPPTSGLGIGMDRLIMFLTDNASIQEVLFFPQMRPEKTVPQIELGEDEKVILEILNSQEEAFSLAEVKERSQLSGKKWDKASKTLTKNNLVKVEKIDEQVLMKLA, from the coding sequence ATGCAATTATCAGAACAAGAAATCATTAGAAGAGAAAAGCTTAACAAGCTTGTTGAAATGGGGATCAACGCATTCCCGGCAGATGAATACAAAATTACAGATACAACAGAATCTATAAAACAGGATTTTTCTGAGAGTAAACAGGTGAAGATTGCTGGAAGATTGATGTCCCGAAGAATTCAAGGGAAGGCTTCTTTTGCTGAATTGCAGGATTCTACCGGTAAAATTCAGGTGTATTTCAACAGAGACGAAATCTGTACCGGAGAAGATAAAACGTTATATAACGAAGTATATAAGCACCTTTTAGATATCGGGGATATCATCGGTATTGAAGGTGAGCTATTCACTACGCAGGTAGGAGAAAAGACGGTATTGGTGAAAAATTTCACACTCCTTACCAAATCTTTACGTCCGCTTCCACAAGCTAAGACCGATGAGAATGGGGTAATACACGATGCATTTAATGATCCTGAATTAAGATACAGACAACGTTATGTTGATTTAACGGTAAATCCACATATTAAAGAGATTTTTGTAAAAAGAACAAAACTGTTCAATGCCATGAGAACTTTCTTTAATGACGCAGGATATTTTGAAGTGGAGACTCCGATTCTTCAGTCGATTCCTGGTGGGGCTGCGGCAAAGCCGTTTATTACGCATCATAATGCTTTAGATATTCCATTATACCTAAGAATTGCTAATGAGCTTTATCTTAAAAGATTGATTGTTGGTGGATTTGATGGAGTGTACGAATTTTCCAAAAACTTCAGAAATGAAGGAATGGACAGAACGCACAATCCTGAATTTACAGCAATGGAGATTTATGTTGCTTATAAGGATTACAACTGGATGATGGATTTCACTGAGAAATTATTGGAATTCTGTGCAAGCCAGGTTAATGGAGGTGCAGTGTCTACTTTTGGTGAGCATACAATTAACTGGAAAGCACCTTACCCAAGAGTTTCTATGACAGAGGCTATCCTAAAATATACAGGTTTTGATATCACAGGTAAAACTGAGCAGGAATTGTTCGTTTTTGCTAAATCTATCGGAATCGATGTTAATGAAACAATGGGGAAAGGAAAATTAATTGATGAAATCTTCGGTGAAAAATGTGAAGGAAACTTTATCCAGCCGACTTTCATTACCGATTATCCAATTGAAATGTCTCCATTGACCAAAAAACATAGAAGCAAAGAAGGCTTGACAGAGCGTTTTGAACTAATGGTTTGTGGAAAAGAGATTGCTAATGCTTATTCAGAGTTAAATGATCCTATTGATCAGAGAGAACGTTTTGAAGCACAGATGACCCTTTCTGAAAGAGGGGATGATGAAGCGATGTTTATCGATCAGGATTTCTTAAGAGCTTTAGAATATGGAATGCCGCCAACATCAGGATTAGGAATCGGTATGGACAGATTGATCATGTTCTTAACAGATAATGCATCGATCCAGGAAGTATTGTTCTTCCCTCAGATGAGACCTGAAAAAACGGTTCCACAGATTGAGTTAGGAGAAGATGAAAAAGTGATTCTTGAAATCTTAAACTCTCAGGAAGAAGCATTCTCACTAGCTGAAGTAAAAGAAAGAAGTCAGTTATCCGGTAAAAAATGGGATAAGGCTTCTAAGACCTTAACTAAGAATAATTTAGTCAAAGTAGAAAAAATTGATGAGCAGGTTTTAATGAAACTTGCTTAG
- a CDS encoding OmpA family protein: protein MKFFILFFVLFFGIIHAQMIQSIYFEHDSYKLNRESEKKLDSLAQLKGNLKFRIFGNCDSIGNGNYNKILSENRANTVSKYLQTRIKSNITLENVIGLGEEKQINDNSSEELRRKNRRVDIFIDRVLMTGEKISGETRLSFVDMNVLDMKIQNTYSLPNVNFIGGRHVWLPTGNETIVKLLKILRDHPTLEVELQGHICCDYDNFDGKDLDLNTFNLSYTRANAIKEFLQMQGIDSSRIRVSGQGHLDPVAYPEETEADRTSNRRVEIVLLKK, encoded by the coding sequence ATGAAATTCTTTATTTTGTTTTTTGTGCTTTTCTTTGGGATCATTCATGCACAAATGATCCAATCTATCTATTTTGAGCATGATTCATATAAATTAAATCGGGAATCTGAAAAGAAACTGGATAGTCTGGCTCAATTAAAAGGTAATTTGAAATTCAGGATTTTTGGAAATTGTGATTCCATAGGAAATGGAAATTATAATAAAATATTGTCTGAAAATCGTGCCAATACAGTTAGTAAATATTTACAGACAAGAATTAAAAGCAATATTACTTTAGAAAACGTTATAGGTCTCGGTGAAGAAAAGCAGATCAATGATAACAGCTCAGAAGAATTACGGAGGAAAAACAGGAGGGTAGATATTTTTATTGATAGGGTATTGATGACGGGAGAAAAAATTTCAGGGGAAACCCGTTTGAGCTTTGTAGATATGAATGTTTTGGATATGAAGATTCAAAATACCTATTCTCTTCCTAACGTTAATTTTATTGGCGGCCGTCACGTCTGGCTTCCTACAGGTAATGAAACAATTGTTAAATTACTTAAAATACTCAGAGATCATCCAACCTTGGAGGTTGAGTTACAAGGGCATATTTGCTGCGACTACGATAATTTTGATGGTAAAGATCTTGATTTGAATACTTTTAATCTTTCCTACACCAGGGCTAATGCAATAAAAGAATTTCTTCAGATGCAGGGGATAGATTCCAGCCGGATAAGGGTGAGTGGCCAGGGACATCTTGATCCGGTCGCTTATCCAGAAGAAACGGAAGCAGACCGGACCAGCAACAGAAGGGTTGAAATCGTTTTACTGAAAAAATAA
- a CDS encoding c-type cytochrome: MKKLFLTGCVGFLILSCSKKENTPVDTASSETAVVSEPVKTNLSGSQMIETLDCTGCHTVNERMIGPSYQEIANKYSEKDVEVLASKIIEGGSGVWGSVPMQPHPQVSKEDAKKMVEYILSQKK, translated from the coding sequence ATGAAGAAATTATTTTTGACAGGATGCGTAGGATTTTTGATCCTTTCCTGTTCCAAAAAAGAAAATACACCGGTTGATACTGCTTCTTCGGAAACAGCTGTTGTTTCCGAGCCTGTAAAAACTAATCTTTCAGGAAGTCAGATGATTGAAACATTAGATTGTACAGGATGTCATACGGTTAATGAAAGAATGATAGGACCTTCTTATCAGGAAATAGCCAATAAATATTCTGAAAAGGATGTTGAAGTATTGGCTTCCAAGATTATTGAAGGCGGAAGCGGGGTTTGGGGAAGCGTACCTATGCAGCCTCACCCTCAGGTATCTAAAGAAGATGCCAAAAAAATGGTAGAATATATCTTAAGTCAGAAGAAATAA
- the rlmF gene encoding 23S rRNA (adenine(1618)-N(6))-methyltransferase RlmF, with protein MSAEKSSLHTRNPHRSPYDFDQLISCVPELKHYVFVNAYGTPTINFSLPKAVKLLNKALLLHFYNVHSWDIPESNLCPPIPGRADYIHYLADLLTTQSGGIPTGASIVGLDIGVGANLVYPLIAHNSYGWTMLGTDINKDSLKNAQQILDHNPDLLPAIQLKHQPDSNHIFKNIIGVEDRFMFSMCNPPFHDSEESAIKGNVRKTKNLNKSKVKKPLFNFSGQQSELWCEGGELAFITKMINESTSYASQVLWFTCLVSKKDNLHSLTNLLKKVKAVDFKTIEMAQGQKISRILAWTFTPQKDQKDQFS; from the coding sequence ATGTCTGCTGAAAAATCCAGTCTGCACACAAGAAATCCTCATCGTAGTCCTTATGATTTTGATCAGCTCATTTCTTGTGTGCCAGAACTGAAACATTATGTTTTTGTAAATGCCTACGGAACACCAACCATTAATTTCAGTCTTCCAAAAGCAGTGAAACTGCTTAATAAAGCCCTTTTATTACACTTTTATAATGTTCATAGCTGGGATATTCCAGAATCCAATTTATGTCCGCCGATTCCTGGAAGAGCGGATTATATCCATTATCTTGCCGATCTACTGACAACGCAATCAGGTGGGATTCCAACAGGAGCTTCCATTGTTGGGTTGGATATAGGAGTGGGGGCTAATCTTGTTTATCCTTTAATTGCCCATAACTCTTATGGATGGACCATGTTAGGAACTGATATCAATAAAGATTCACTGAAAAATGCCCAACAGATCTTAGACCATAATCCGGATCTTTTGCCAGCTATTCAGCTGAAGCATCAACCTGATTCCAATCATATATTTAAAAATATCATCGGTGTTGAAGACCGGTTCATGTTTTCGATGTGCAATCCTCCTTTTCATGATTCTGAAGAATCTGCGATAAAGGGAAATGTCAGAAAAACTAAGAATCTCAACAAATCAAAAGTTAAAAAGCCCCTGTTTAATTTTAGTGGGCAACAGTCTGAACTGTGGTGTGAAGGCGGGGAACTTGCTTTTATTACAAAAATGATCAACGAAAGTACATCTTATGCTTCTCAGGTCTTATGGTTTACGTGTTTGGTTTCTAAAAAAGATAATTTACATTCCCTTACGAATCTCTTAAAAAAAGTAAAAGCCGTAGATTTTAAAACTATTGAGATGGCTCAGGGCCAGAAAATAAGCAGAATCCTTGCGTGGACATTCACTCCTCAGAAGGATCAAAAAGATCAGTTCTCATAA
- a CDS encoding cytochrome d ubiquinol oxidase subunit II yields the protein MIYVVIGFLWLSICLYVILGGADFGAGIVELFTNKRSRHKTKEIMYESIAPVWEANHMWLIIAIVILFVGFPEIYTTMSTYLHIPLVLMLVGIIARGTAFTFRHYDAVKDDWQFLYTQIFYYASLLTPFFLGLIAAATVSQSINPDATTFLDLYIFSWLNWFGVSVGLFTVSLCAYLASIFSLRETTDRLELNLMIRKSKQTMIFVVVTGALVFLSAYLSGIPLITWVFSKPLGIMAIAFATVALLLIFRAMSQRKLLPVRALAGFQVIMILIAATYQHNPNIILLGNGQHLSLIEHVAAPKTISALAWALMLGSLFILPFLFYLMASFSKLRK from the coding sequence ATGATCTACGTTGTTATAGGTTTTCTTTGGCTATCAATTTGTTTGTATGTCATTTTGGGAGGAGCTGATTTCGGGGCCGGGATTGTGGAATTATTTACCAATAAAAGATCCCGCCATAAAACAAAAGAGATCATGTACGAGTCTATAGCTCCTGTCTGGGAAGCAAATCATATGTGGTTGATTATTGCTATTGTAATCTTGTTTGTGGGATTTCCTGAAATCTACACCACCATGTCAACCTACCTGCATATTCCCTTAGTATTGATGCTTGTAGGAATTATAGCAAGGGGTACCGCTTTTACATTCAGACACTATGATGCCGTAAAAGATGACTGGCAATTTTTATATACTCAAATCTTTTATTATGCAAGCCTCCTGACTCCTTTTTTCTTAGGCTTAATTGCAGCTGCAACTGTTTCACAGTCGATAAATCCGGATGCAACCACCTTTTTAGATTTATACATATTTAGCTGGCTTAACTGGTTTGGAGTTAGCGTTGGTTTATTTACCGTATCTCTTTGTGCCTATCTGGCTTCTATCTTTTCATTAAGAGAAACAACGGATAGATTGGAATTAAATTTAATGATCCGAAAATCAAAGCAAACCATGATTTTTGTGGTCGTTACCGGTGCACTTGTTTTTCTTTCAGCTTATCTTTCCGGAATCCCTTTAATAACCTGGGTTTTCTCAAAACCATTAGGAATTATGGCTATTGCCTTTGCAACTGTTGCCTTATTACTAATTTTCCGGGCAATGAGCCAACGAAAATTACTACCTGTTCGGGCGCTGGCAGGATTTCAGGTTATTATGATATTAATTGCAGCAACTTATCAGCATAACCCTAATATAATCCTGTTAGGGAACGGGCAACATCTTTCCTTAATAGAGCATGTAGCAGCTCCCAAGACAATTTCAGCGTTAGCATGGGCATTAATGCTTGGCTCGCTGTTTATTCTTCCGTTTTTATTTTATCTGATGGCTTCATTTAGTAAGTTGAGAAAATAG
- a CDS encoding anthranilate synthase component I family protein, giving the protein MFNKKIKVKTVSKKTLGDLQTPMNIYLQIRDKFRDTILLESSDSKNIDNNFSFIAVNAIAGIEVKNLNEFEIKFPNSEPVKQFIINHKVADILHEFSSVFDCEKAKDPIEETAQNLFGYTSFEAVQFFDNINFKAQSEEVEIPLVRYRLYQYVIAINHYNDEMHFIENQIEGIKSELYTLENLIKNKSSVVYPFEKTGEETSNITDEEYLELVKTAQRHCMRGDVFQLVLSRRFEQKFLGDEFNVYRALRNINPSPYLFFFDYGDYKLFGSSPESQLIIKDQKAIIHPIAGTFKRTGDFDIDLQSIEELKNDPKENAEHTMLVDLARNDLGKMGKNITVTKLKEIQLFSHVIHMVSEVTSDLPENTNPFEVVASTFPQGTLSGAPKHKALQLINQYEKDSRGYYGGCIGMVGLNGSCNQAIMIRTFLSKNNTLFYQAGAGLVAKSNPESELQEVNNKLNALKKAVEKADKLNY; this is encoded by the coding sequence ATGTTTAATAAAAAAATAAAAGTAAAAACCGTATCCAAGAAAACGTTGGGAGATCTCCAGACTCCGATGAACATCTATCTTCAGATTCGTGATAAATTCAGGGATACGATCCTCTTGGAAAGTTCTGATTCTAAAAATATAGATAATAATTTCTCTTTCATCGCAGTGAATGCAATAGCGGGAATTGAGGTAAAGAATCTTAATGAATTTGAAATTAAATTTCCAAACTCAGAACCTGTAAAACAGTTTATTATCAATCATAAAGTGGCTGATATCCTTCATGAATTTTCTTCAGTATTTGATTGTGAAAAAGCCAAAGATCCTATTGAGGAAACAGCACAGAATCTTTTTGGATATACCAGTTTTGAAGCCGTTCAGTTTTTTGACAATATTAATTTTAAAGCACAAAGTGAAGAAGTTGAAATTCCTCTGGTAAGATACAGGCTGTACCAATATGTAATTGCGATCAATCACTATAATGATGAGATGCATTTTATTGAAAATCAAATTGAAGGGATAAAATCTGAACTGTATACATTAGAGAATTTAATCAAAAACAAAAGCTCCGTTGTTTACCCTTTCGAGAAAACAGGTGAAGAAACTTCAAATATTACCGATGAAGAATATCTGGAATTGGTAAAAACAGCTCAGAGACATTGCATGCGTGGAGACGTTTTCCAATTGGTATTGAGCAGAAGATTTGAACAGAAATTTTTAGGAGATGAATTCAATGTATATCGTGCTTTAAGAAACATCAATCCTTCACCTTATTTATTCTTTTTCGATTACGGAGACTATAAATTATTCGGTTCAAGCCCTGAAAGCCAGCTGATCATTAAAGATCAAAAAGCGATCATTCACCCAATTGCCGGAACATTCAAGAGAACCGGTGACTTTGATATAGATCTTCAATCAATCGAAGAGCTCAAAAATGATCCTAAAGAAAATGCAGAACATACAATGCTTGTAGATCTGGCAAGAAATGATCTTGGAAAAATGGGGAAAAATATTACCGTAACAAAACTGAAGGAGATCCAGCTCTTTTCTCACGTTATCCACATGGTGAGTGAAGTGACATCGGATTTACCGGAAAATACCAATCCATTTGAAGTCGTAGCCTCTACTTTTCCTCAGGGAACCTTAAGTGGCGCACCAAAACATAAAGCACTTCAACTGATTAATCAATATGAAAAAGATTCCCGGGGGTATTATGGGGGCTGTATCGGTATGGTAGGATTAAATGGCAGCTGTAATCAGGCGATTATGATCAGGACATTCTTAAGTAAAAACAATACCCTTTTCTATCAGGCAGGTGCAGGTTTAGTGGCTAAATCCAACCCGGAAAGTGAGCTGCAGGAGGTGAACAATAAGCTTAATGCATTAAAAAAGGCAGTAGAAAAGGCAGATAAACTCAATTATTAA